In Agrobacterium tumefaciens, a single genomic region encodes these proteins:
- a CDS encoding Hsp33 family molecular chaperone, whose protein sequence is MADVTVELDDLNFAGDDKVVPFQVEGLDVRGRAVQVGPLLNAILERHDYPAAVARLLAEATVLTALIGTSLKFSGKLTVQTKGDGPVDLLVADFSAPDSMRAYARFDEERLAEAVAAGATSPEQLLGNGILAFTIDQGAGMQPYQGIVPLDGSSLEDIAGVYFRQSEQLPTRVRLGVAEFFDRDGEGKPRHAWRAGGLIAQFLPQAPERLRMRDLHGGDGDEGGHEVQEDDAWTEAVTLLNTIDTDELTDPQVPSERLLYRLFHESGVRIYDPQAIFDRCSCSRDKIKGVLSGFTAEEIKASEEDGAIAVTCEFCSTTYRYDVSEFENA, encoded by the coding sequence ATGGCAGATGTAACGGTTGAACTGGACGATCTCAATTTTGCTGGCGACGACAAGGTTGTGCCTTTTCAGGTCGAAGGTCTGGATGTGCGCGGCCGCGCCGTACAGGTCGGGCCGCTACTGAACGCCATCCTCGAACGGCATGATTATCCCGCCGCAGTTGCCCGCCTGCTGGCGGAAGCGACGGTCCTCACGGCGCTGATCGGCACCTCGCTCAAGTTTTCCGGCAAGCTGACCGTCCAGACCAAGGGCGACGGCCCGGTAGACCTGCTGGTCGCGGATTTCTCCGCGCCGGACAGCATGCGCGCTTACGCCCGTTTTGACGAGGAGCGGTTGGCGGAAGCGGTTGCTGCCGGTGCAACCTCGCCAGAGCAATTGCTGGGCAACGGTATTCTCGCCTTCACCATCGATCAGGGCGCGGGCATGCAGCCCTATCAGGGCATCGTGCCGCTTGATGGCTCCTCGCTGGAAGACATCGCCGGCGTCTATTTCCGCCAGTCGGAACAGCTTCCCACCCGTGTGCGCCTTGGCGTTGCCGAGTTCTTCGACCGCGATGGCGAGGGTAAGCCGCGCCACGCTTGGCGTGCAGGTGGCCTGATCGCGCAGTTCCTGCCACAGGCCCCCGAGCGGTTGCGCATGCGCGACCTGCATGGTGGGGATGGTGATGAGGGCGGCCACGAGGTGCAGGAGGATGATGCCTGGACGGAAGCCGTAACGCTGCTGAATACGATCGATACGGATGAGCTAACCGATCCGCAGGTGCCGTCGGAACGCTTGCTCTATAGGCTTTTTCATGAAAGCGGCGTGCGCATCTATGACCCGCAGGCCATTTTCGACCGCTGCAGCTGCTCCCGGGACAAGATCAAGGGTGTGCTGTCAGGCTTCACCGCCGAGGAAATCAAGGCGAGCGAGGAAGACGGCGCCATCGCGGTCACCTGCGAGTTCTGCTCCACCACCTATCGCTACGATGTCAGCGAATTTGAGAATGCCTGA
- the apaG gene encoding Co2+/Mg2+ efflux protein ApaG → MYRALTRDIEVTVDPYYLEEQSDPDDDRYVWGYKVVIANNSDVPVKLVNRYWHITDQNGQVDEVYGPGVVGEQPQLKPGDSYEYSSGCPLDTPSGLMFGHYEMETENGEVFNVTIPAFSLDSPGLMRVLN, encoded by the coding sequence ATGTATCGTGCTCTGACAAGGGATATCGAGGTAACGGTCGATCCGTATTATCTCGAGGAACAATCCGACCCGGATGACGATCGTTACGTCTGGGGCTACAAGGTCGTGATCGCGAACAATTCCGATGTCCCCGTGAAACTCGTCAACCGTTATTGGCATATCACCGATCAGAACGGACAGGTGGACGAGGTCTATGGGCCGGGCGTCGTGGGCGAACAGCCGCAGCTCAAACCCGGCGACAGCTATGAATATTCCTCGGGATGCCCGCTGGATACGCCGTCAGGCCTGATGTTCGGCCATTATGAGATGGAAACGGAAAATGGCGAGGTGTTCAATGTCACCATACCCGCCTTCTCACTGGATTCACCCGGCCTGATGCGCGTCCTGAACTGA
- a CDS encoding O-succinylhomoserine sulfhydrylase: protein MSNKWRPATQLVHGGTLRSPYGETSEAIYLTQGFVYENSEAAEARFKGETDGFIYARYASPTNDMFEKRMCLLEGAEDARALASGMAAVTAAIMCQLRAGDHIVAARALFGSCRWVVETLAPKYGIECTLIDGRDLGNWEKAIQPNTKLFFLESPTNPTLEVVDIAGVAKLANQIGAKVVVDNVFATPLFQKPLELGAHIVVYSATKHIDGQGRCLGGVILSDKKWIEEELQDYFRHTGPAMSPFNAWTLLKGIETLPLRVKQQTENASKIADFLADSGKVAKVIYPGRADHPQADIIARQMSGGSTLVAFELKGGKEAAFKLQNALEIVKISNNLGDAKSLITHPGTTTHKNLTDEARAELGISGGTLRLSCGIEDTDDLLEDLAKGLAAVSA from the coding sequence ATGAGCAATAAATGGCGCCCGGCAACCCAGCTCGTTCACGGCGGTACGCTACGCTCACCCTATGGTGAAACGTCGGAAGCGATCTATCTGACCCAGGGTTTCGTCTACGAGAACTCCGAAGCCGCCGAAGCGCGCTTCAAGGGCGAAACGGATGGATTCATCTATGCCCGCTACGCCAGCCCGACCAATGACATGTTCGAAAAACGCATGTGCCTGCTGGAAGGTGCGGAAGATGCCCGCGCGCTTGCCTCCGGCATGGCCGCCGTCACCGCCGCCATCATGTGCCAGCTGCGCGCCGGCGATCACATCGTTGCCGCACGCGCCCTTTTCGGCTCCTGCCGCTGGGTGGTTGAGACGCTTGCTCCGAAATACGGCATCGAATGCACGCTGATCGACGGACGCGATCTCGGCAACTGGGAAAAGGCGATCCAGCCGAACACCAAGCTGTTCTTCCTTGAAAGCCCGACCAATCCGACACTCGAAGTGGTGGATATTGCCGGCGTGGCAAAGCTTGCCAACCAGATCGGCGCGAAGGTCGTGGTCGACAATGTGTTTGCGACGCCGCTCTTCCAGAAGCCGCTCGAACTCGGCGCCCATATCGTCGTTTATTCGGCCACCAAACATATTGACGGCCAGGGCCGCTGCCTCGGTGGCGTGATCCTTTCCGACAAGAAGTGGATCGAAGAAGAGCTGCAGGATTATTTCCGCCACACAGGCCCGGCCATGTCGCCCTTCAACGCCTGGACGCTCCTGAAGGGCATCGAGACCCTGCCGCTGCGCGTCAAGCAGCAGACGGAGAATGCCTCGAAGATCGCCGATTTCCTCGCTGATAGCGGCAAGGTCGCCAAGGTCATCTATCCCGGCCGCGCCGATCACCCGCAGGCTGATATCATCGCACGGCAGATGTCCGGCGGCTCCACCCTGGTGGCCTTCGAACTGAAGGGCGGCAAGGAAGCGGCCTTCAAGCTGCAGAACGCGCTTGAGATCGTGAAGATTTCCAACAATCTCGGCGATGCCAAGAGCCTGATCACCCATCCCGGCACGACGACGCACAAGAACCTCACAGACGAGGCGCGTGCCGAACTCGGCATTTCCGGCGGCACCTTGCGCCTTTCCTGCGGCATCGAGGATACCGACGATCTGCTGGAAGATCTGGCAAAGGGTCTTGCGGCCGTTTCGGCCTGA
- a CDS encoding 2'-deoxycytidine 5'-triphosphate deaminase has translation MTRTTGILADGAIRALFAGGKLKSEADLDIDQVQPASLDLRLGSKAYRVRASFMPGPGTRVIDKLNRLSLHEVDLSQGAVLETGCVYIVPLMESLDLPADMSASANPKSSTGRLDIFTRVMTDNAQEFDKIPAGYAGPLYLEISPRTFPIVVRRGSRLSQIRFRIGHALLNESELLKLHETETLVASENPNVTGGGIALSIDLKGFGETGLIGYRGKHHTAVVDVDKKAQHDVLDFWEPLYARGRAELILDPDEFYILVSREAVHVPPLYAAEMTPFDPLVGEFRVHYAGFFDPGFGHAQAGGTGSRAVLEVRSHEVPFILEHGQIVGRLVYEYMLEKPEGLYGTGLGSNYQAQGLKLSKHFRAEQ, from the coding sequence ATGACGAGAACCACGGGCATTTTGGCGGATGGCGCGATCCGGGCGCTGTTTGCGGGCGGCAAGCTGAAAAGCGAGGCGGATCTCGATATCGACCAGGTGCAGCCCGCCAGCCTCGATCTGCGGCTCGGCTCGAAAGCTTACCGCGTCCGCGCAAGCTTCATGCCCGGCCCCGGAACCCGTGTCATCGACAAGCTCAATCGTCTCAGCCTGCACGAGGTCGATCTCAGCCAGGGCGCGGTGCTGGAAACCGGTTGTGTCTATATCGTTCCCTTGATGGAAAGCCTTGATCTGCCGGCGGACATGTCGGCCTCGGCCAATCCGAAAAGCTCGACCGGCCGTCTGGATATCTTCACCCGCGTGATGACCGACAACGCGCAGGAATTCGACAAGATCCCCGCTGGCTATGCTGGCCCGCTTTATCTGGAAATCAGCCCGCGAACTTTCCCAATCGTGGTGCGCCGCGGCTCCCGCCTGTCGCAAATTCGCTTCCGCATCGGCCATGCGCTTCTCAATGAAAGTGAACTGCTGAAACTGCACGAGACGGAAACGCTGGTGGCGAGCGAAAACCCGAACGTGACGGGCGGCGGTATCGCGCTTTCAATCGACCTCAAGGGTTTCGGTGAGACGGGGCTGATCGGCTATCGCGGCAAGCATCACACGGCTGTGGTGGATGTCGACAAGAAGGCCCAGCATGATGTCCTCGATTTCTGGGAGCCGCTTTATGCGCGCGGCCGTGCGGAACTGATCCTTGACCCGGATGAATTCTATATCCTCGTTTCACGCGAAGCCGTGCATGTGCCACCGCTTTATGCGGCCGAAATGACGCCCTTCGACCCGCTGGTGGGCGAATTCCGCGTGCATTACGCCGGCTTCTTCGATCCTGGCTTCGGCCACGCGCAGGCGGGTGGCACCGGCAGCCGCGCCGTGCTTGAAGTCCGCAGCCACGAGGTGCCCTTCATCCTGGAGCACGGCCAGATCGTCGGCCGGCTGGTCTACGAGTACATGCTGGAAAAACCGGAGGGCCTCTACGGCACCGGCCTTGGTTCCAATTATCAGGCGCAGGGGCTGAAGCTCTCCAAGCATTTCCGCGCTGAACAATGA
- a CDS encoding PepSY domain-containing protein gives MKTTVLVAALLGASTLSAFAQQAPAANPGGDTPAVATPDAKNPTAPVEGANSFTEAQAKERIEEAGYTGVKDLKKDDKGVWMASAMKDGKAVAIALDYQGNVVAK, from the coding sequence ATGAAAACGACTGTTCTCGTTGCGGCGCTTCTCGGAGCCAGCACACTTTCGGCATTCGCCCAGCAGGCTCCGGCAGCCAATCCTGGTGGTGATACGCCCGCCGTGGCGACACCGGACGCCAAAAATCCCACGGCGCCGGTGGAAGGCGCCAACAGTTTCACGGAAGCGCAGGCCAAGGAACGCATTGAAGAAGCCGGTTACACCGGGGTGAAGGACCTGAAGAAGGATGACAAGGGCGTGTGGATGGCATCGGCCATGAAGGACGGAAAAGCCGTCGCCATCGCCCTCGACTACCAGGGTAACGTTGTCGCCAAGTGA
- a CDS encoding general stress protein — MRTVTGLFDDYDDASAAVSELERAGVPSSDISIVGSNVDRRHGEDSNAAEGAGTGAGIGAVVGGAGGLLTGLGLMAIPGVGPVVAAGWLAATAVGAAGGAVAGGAAGGLIGAMTRSGVSEEDANLYAEGVRRGGTLVTARVEEDLAPEAEDILKRSNYVDLPERRAAYRDQGWTRFDESSRPYAAEDVELERNRYRRSAI, encoded by the coding sequence ATGAGAACCGTGACCGGACTTTTTGACGATTATGATGACGCAAGCGCCGCCGTCAGCGAACTTGAGAGAGCAGGCGTTCCGTCAAGTGATATCAGCATTGTCGGCAGTAACGTCGACAGGCGACATGGAGAAGATTCCAACGCTGCCGAAGGCGCCGGCACCGGCGCGGGAATTGGCGCGGTTGTGGGTGGTGCGGGTGGTCTGCTCACCGGTCTTGGATTGATGGCGATCCCGGGTGTTGGACCGGTTGTGGCCGCCGGCTGGCTTGCAGCCACGGCCGTTGGAGCCGCGGGCGGTGCCGTTGCCGGAGGAGCTGCCGGAGGGTTGATCGGAGCCATGACCCGGTCCGGCGTTTCCGAGGAAGACGCCAACCTCTACGCGGAAGGCGTGAGAAGGGGCGGTACGCTCGTTACAGCCCGAGTGGAAGAAGACCTCGCGCCGGAGGCGGAGGATATTCTCAAGCGGTCCAACTATGTAGACCTCCCGGAGCGTCGCGCGGCCTATCGTGACCAGGGCTGGACGCGTTTCGACGAGTCCTCGCGGCCTTACGCGGCTGAGGATGTCGAACTGGAACGGAACCGGTATCGCCGTTCGGCAATTTGA
- the catE gene encoding catalase C yields the protein MARKPDSPSSASTAATATIHDQKLARGAGGELHQIATGDEPVLTTAQGGPVADDQNSVRIGARGPLVIDDFHFREKIFHFDHERIPERVVHARGYGAHGYFETYESLAAYTKADLFQRAGEKTPAFVRFSTVAGNKGSADLARDVRGFAVKLYTQEGNWDLVGNNIPVFFIQDAIKFPDLIHAAKQEPDRAFPQAQTAHDTFWDFISLTPESMNMVMWIMSDRTIPRSFRFMEGFGVHTFRFVNAKEQSTFVKFHWKPKLGLQSVAWNEAVKINGADPDFHRRDLWSAIQSGDFPEWELQVQLFDQDFADSFDFDVLDPTKIIPEEILAPVPVGRLVLDRMPDNFFAETEQVAFMTQNVPPGIDFSNDPLLQGRNFSYLDTQLKRLGGPNFTHLPINAPKCPFAHFQQDGHMAMRNPTGRANYQPNSFGEGPRESPTRGFQHFAAEEQGTKARLRPESFADHYSQARQFYMSQTPPEQRHIASALTFELSKVETVVIRERMVSHLLNIDETLAATVAQKLGFKTMPKPADAAMPTRQDLEPSPALSIVQRGPKRFEGRKLGILITDGVDAKLLKGLTQAVTAEKAVFELIAPKVGGVTASDGAFIEAHHMIDGGPSVLFDAVALLTSGAAIDDLVKEATARDFVADAFQHCKFIGYDQSALPLLEVAGIADAMDEGVLPLPGEEGLAAFVSELGKLRVWAREPSVKLGKASPPIDKK from the coding sequence ATGGCCAGAAAACCAGATTCCCCCTCATCCGCCAGCACGGCCGCCACTGCTACCATCCATGACCAGAAGCTTGCCCGGGGAGCAGGTGGCGAGTTGCACCAGATCGCTACCGGTGACGAGCCGGTTTTGACGACCGCACAGGGCGGGCCGGTTGCGGACGACCAGAATTCCGTTCGGATCGGCGCCCGGGGACCGCTCGTCATCGATGATTTCCATTTCCGCGAGAAGATTTTTCACTTCGATCATGAGCGGATTCCCGAACGTGTGGTACACGCGCGTGGTTATGGAGCGCATGGTTATTTCGAAACCTATGAATCCCTTGCCGCTTATACCAAGGCTGACTTGTTCCAGCGGGCGGGAGAAAAAACTCCGGCTTTCGTAAGATTCTCAACGGTTGCCGGTAACAAGGGATCGGCCGATCTCGCCCGGGATGTGCGCGGCTTTGCCGTCAAGCTTTACACTCAGGAGGGCAACTGGGATCTCGTCGGCAACAATATCCCCGTCTTCTTTATTCAGGACGCGATCAAGTTTCCGGATCTCATTCATGCCGCCAAGCAGGAGCCCGACCGTGCCTTTCCGCAGGCGCAGACGGCGCATGATACCTTCTGGGATTTCATCAGCCTCACGCCTGAAAGCATGAACATGGTCATGTGGATCATGTCCGACCGGACCATTCCGCGTTCCTTCCGCTTCATGGAAGGGTTCGGCGTGCATACCTTCCGCTTCGTCAATGCGAAGGAACAATCGACCTTCGTGAAGTTTCACTGGAAGCCGAAGCTGGGTCTTCAGTCCGTGGCCTGGAACGAAGCGGTCAAGATCAACGGTGCCGATCCTGATTTCCATCGGCGCGATCTCTGGAGCGCGATCCAGTCCGGCGATTTTCCGGAATGGGAGTTGCAGGTCCAGCTTTTCGATCAGGATTTCGCCGACAGCTTCGATTTCGATGTTCTCGATCCCACCAAGATCATTCCCGAGGAGATATTGGCACCGGTTCCCGTTGGCAGGCTGGTTCTCGACCGAATGCCGGACAATTTCTTTGCCGAAACCGAACAGGTGGCGTTCATGACGCAGAACGTTCCGCCCGGCATCGATTTCAGCAATGATCCGCTGTTACAGGGTAGGAATTTCTCCTATCTCGACACCCAGTTGAAACGTCTTGGCGGACCGAACTTCACGCATCTGCCCATCAATGCGCCCAAGTGTCCCTTCGCGCATTTCCAGCAGGATGGCCATATGGCGATGCGCAACCCGACAGGACGGGCTAATTATCAACCCAATTCCTTCGGGGAAGGTCCGCGGGAATCGCCGACGCGTGGTTTCCAGCATTTCGCGGCTGAAGAGCAGGGGACCAAGGCACGGCTGCGCCCGGAAAGCTTCGCCGATCACTACAGCCAGGCACGGCAATTCTACATGAGCCAGACCCCGCCTGAGCAACGCCATATCGCGTCGGCGCTCACCTTCGAACTCAGCAAGGTCGAAACGGTGGTCATTCGTGAGAGGATGGTGTCGCATCTTCTCAATATCGACGAAACGCTTGCGGCAACGGTGGCGCAGAAGCTCGGCTTTAAGACCATGCCGAAACCCGCAGACGCGGCCATGCCGACCCGGCAGGATCTTGAGCCGTCGCCGGCGCTCAGCATCGTTCAACGGGGTCCCAAACGGTTCGAAGGCCGCAAGCTCGGCATTCTCATCACTGATGGCGTGGATGCAAAATTACTGAAGGGGCTGACCCAGGCGGTTACCGCCGAAAAAGCCGTCTTCGAGTTGATCGCCCCCAAGGTTGGCGGTGTCACGGCGTCGGACGGCGCTTTCATCGAGGCCCACCACATGATTGATGGCGGTCCTTCGGTGCTTTTCGATGCCGTCGCGCTGCTGACATCGGGTGCGGCCATCGACGATCTTGTCAAGGAGGCGACGGCCCGGGATTTCGTTGCCGATGCGTTCCAGCATTGCAAATTCATCGGCTACGACCAGTCGGCGCTGCCGTTACTGGAAGTCGCTGGAATTGCCGATGCCATGGATGAGGGCGTTCTGCCTTTGCCGGGCGAAGAAGGGCTTGCGGCCTTCGTGTCAGAACTTGGCAAGCTGCGGGTCTGGGCTCGCGAACCCTCCGTCAAACTGGGCAAGGCCTCCCCACCCATCGATAAGAAATAA
- a CDS encoding ferritin-like domain-containing protein, whose amino-acid sequence MAEKTLEDLFLDTVKDIYFAERQILKALPKMARAAQSADLKAAFEKHRNETEVHVERLQNVFELLGKPARGKTCEAIQGIISEGEEIMEEFKGSPALDAGLISSAQAVEHYEITRYGTLRTWAVELGMKEAAKLFEQTLGEESATDTALSSLAQASANIKGKSKAA is encoded by the coding sequence ATGGCTGAGAAGACATTGGAAGACCTTTTCCTCGATACGGTGAAGGATATTTATTTCGCTGAGCGGCAGATTCTGAAGGCGCTTCCCAAAATGGCGCGGGCCGCGCAGTCAGCGGATCTGAAGGCCGCATTCGAAAAGCACAGAAACGAGACAGAGGTCCATGTGGAGCGTTTGCAGAACGTCTTTGAGCTGCTCGGCAAGCCGGCGCGCGGCAAGACCTGCGAGGCGATCCAGGGCATCATCTCGGAAGGAGAGGAGATCATGGAGGAGTTCAAAGGCTCTCCAGCGCTCGATGCCGGGCTGATTTCGTCAGCGCAGGCCGTGGAACACTACGAGATCACCCGTTATGGCACTTTAAGGACCTGGGCGGTCGAGCTTGGCATGAAGGAAGCGGCCAAGCTGTTCGAGCAGACGCTTGGCGAAGAAAGCGCAACGGACACCGCTCTCTCGTCGCTTGCCCAGGCAAGTGCCAACATCAAGGGCAAGTCCAAGGCGGCGTGA
- a CDS encoding DUF6766 family protein: MRLFRDNGLTIILVLASLLTIGGMLATGWAVHNEELAQHQALPLTLFSYAKSGHFLSALFENWESEFLQMSAYVVLTAFLFQKGSSESKDPDEVASQDEDPERKEDDPEAPWPVKAGGLIRTIYSYSLGLALFFLFIVSFVLHLKYSADAAALEAVMHGEPETTLFAHLGSVEFWFESFQNWQSEFLSTAVLVVLSIFLRFRGSPESKPVAAPHSETGG; the protein is encoded by the coding sequence ATGAGGCTGTTTCGCGACAATGGCTTGACGATCATCCTTGTCCTGGCTTCCCTGTTGACGATCGGCGGCATGCTCGCGACCGGATGGGCAGTTCACAATGAGGAGCTGGCGCAGCATCAAGCCTTGCCCCTCACGCTTTTTTCTTATGCAAAGAGCGGCCATTTTCTTTCTGCCCTGTTTGAGAACTGGGAGAGCGAGTTTCTCCAGATGTCGGCTTATGTCGTGCTGACTGCATTTCTTTTTCAAAAGGGCTCATCAGAATCGAAGGATCCCGATGAAGTTGCATCGCAGGACGAAGACCCCGAGCGAAAAGAAGATGATCCCGAGGCTCCATGGCCAGTGAAAGCTGGGGGACTTATCCGCACCATTTATTCCTATTCTCTCGGACTGGCGCTATTTTTCCTCTTTATCGTGAGTTTTGTCCTGCATCTGAAATACAGCGCAGACGCGGCGGCATTGGAAGCCGTCATGCATGGCGAGCCCGAGACAACGCTGTTTGCGCATCTGGGAAGTGTGGAATTCTGGTTCGAGTCTTTTCAGAACTGGCAATCCGAGTTTCTTTCGACGGCAGTTCTGGTCGTTCTTTCCATCTTCCTGCGCTTTCGCGGGTCGCCTGAATCAAAGCCCGTCGCCGCTCCTCACAGTGAGACGGGCGGATAA
- a CDS encoding cysteine hydrolase family protein yields the protein MIEFSSAGDWRHLCVDMQRIFAEDTPWHVEWMDRISEQVEAVVQGDPARCIFTCFIPPQTVADAPGAWRAYYEKWPMMTREALAPELVEVIPSLSRYIPPARIFRKSVYSPWQYGGLGDILRKEHVSTVVITGGETDVCVLATVLGAIDDGFHVILVEDALCSGRDATHDAALKLLSGRFSTQLQVCDTETLLRSLPLL from the coding sequence ATGATCGAGTTTTCATCTGCAGGAGACTGGCGGCACCTGTGCGTCGATATGCAGCGTATCTTCGCCGAGGATACGCCATGGCACGTCGAATGGATGGACCGCATCAGCGAGCAGGTGGAGGCTGTCGTTCAAGGCGATCCCGCCCGCTGCATCTTCACCTGTTTTATTCCGCCGCAAACCGTCGCGGATGCCCCCGGCGCTTGGCGGGCCTACTATGAAAAATGGCCGATGATGACGCGAGAAGCATTGGCTCCCGAACTTGTCGAGGTCATTCCGTCGCTGTCACGCTACATACCGCCCGCGCGTATCTTCCGCAAAAGCGTTTATTCCCCGTGGCAATACGGAGGTTTGGGCGACATCCTGCGGAAAGAGCATGTCTCGACTGTGGTGATTACCGGCGGAGAAACCGATGTCTGCGTTCTCGCCACCGTATTGGGGGCGATAGATGACGGCTTTCACGTCATTCTGGTTGAAGATGCGCTATGCAGCGGAAGGGACGCGACGCACGACGCCGCCTTAAAATTGCTATCCGGCCGATTTTCGACGCAGTTGCAGGTGTGCGATACCGAGACTCTTCTTCGGTCGCTTCCGTTGCTGTGA
- a CDS encoding sigma-70 family RNA polymerase sigma factor has product MTSHAVNGVSGNTLSEAQLEALRIGIADLAPALTAFARRFVRNEEDVDDLVQETMLRGLRSLHGFTPGTALKSWLFTILRNTFCTRYKVSRRECIGLPAGIEQSMSTPASQEWRVQHQEVMQAIRELDEDQKKALLLVAAGTSYSDAAAICGCRVGTIKSRVNRARESLRRSLD; this is encoded by the coding sequence ATGACCAGCCACGCTGTGAATGGAGTTTCCGGAAACACATTGAGTGAAGCGCAACTGGAGGCGTTGCGCATCGGTATTGCAGATCTGGCGCCGGCCTTGACGGCTTTTGCCCGTCGCTTCGTCAGAAATGAGGAGGATGTTGACGATCTAGTTCAGGAGACGATGTTGCGGGGACTGCGGTCTCTGCATGGTTTTACCCCCGGCACGGCGCTGAAATCCTGGCTCTTCACCATTTTGCGAAACACGTTCTGCACCCGCTACAAAGTGTCGAGACGTGAATGCATTGGCTTGCCAGCTGGTATCGAGCAATCCATGTCCACCCCTGCCAGTCAGGAATGGCGTGTGCAGCATCAGGAAGTCATGCAGGCAATCCGCGAACTCGACGAGGATCAGAAAAAAGCTTTGCTGCTCGTGGCCGCAGGGACGAGTTACTCCGATGCGGCGGCCATTTGCGGCTGCCGGGTGGGCACCATCAAAAGCCGTGTCAACAGGGCGCGGGAGTCGCTACGGCGAAGTCTGGACTGA
- a CDS encoding Crp/Fnr family transcriptional regulator — protein MLKRSEGHGEANILLSLLPDDIRHEVTSVCRPIKLALGDVLISAGAPVERVFFLLSGIASVVVVNKSGRKIEAGIVGREGFVPTGAVAGAQTNLTEIVTQAPGGALFMDIRSFEELLARYRVFSDILVFALHVSRTQVEYTASSNATQSVTERLARWLLMCHDRVEGDHLPLTHDFLSTMLAVRRASVTDALHVLESHGFIRSERGRITIRNRQTLETYAHDLYGMPEEENNRMIARFLQDDRSETLFGDLTTVESGGVP, from the coding sequence ATGCTGAAACGATCCGAGGGCCATGGTGAAGCGAATATTCTGCTTTCTCTTCTGCCCGATGACATCCGGCATGAGGTGACGAGCGTCTGCAGACCCATCAAGCTTGCATTGGGCGATGTGCTGATATCCGCCGGCGCGCCCGTCGAGCGTGTCTTCTTCCTGTTATCCGGCATCGCCTCCGTCGTGGTGGTCAACAAATCTGGGCGCAAAATCGAAGCGGGAATTGTCGGGAGAGAGGGTTTTGTGCCAACGGGAGCGGTGGCCGGCGCGCAAACAAACCTGACCGAGATCGTGACGCAGGCTCCGGGCGGAGCGCTTTTCATGGATATACGGTCGTTTGAAGAGCTTCTTGCACGATATCGGGTCTTTTCCGATATCCTTGTCTTCGCGCTGCATGTCTCAAGAACACAGGTAGAATACACAGCCTCTTCCAATGCCACCCAGTCCGTAACGGAGCGCCTCGCCCGGTGGCTGCTGATGTGCCACGACCGGGTGGAAGGCGATCATCTGCCACTGACCCATGACTTTTTGTCAACCATGCTGGCAGTCCGGCGCGCGAGTGTGACAGATGCCCTTCACGTTCTCGAAAGCCATGGGTTCATTCGTTCCGAGAGGGGAAGAATTACGATCAGGAACCGCCAGACGCTCGAGACCTATGCACACGATCTATACGGCATGCCCGAGGAGGAGAACAATCGTATGATCGCCCGCTTTCTGCAGGACGACCGGTCTGAAACCCTGTTTGGCGACCTAACCACTGTCGAGAGCGGCGGGGTCCCGTAG